cattttaccgttattaattaaaatatcgtttggagtgtagtaatatttttggtttgaatagaaacgggttaagcccactagaaactaagttaagcccattagtagagataacactagggtagtgttagaagaaccaattcatttcattttcacaaacatttctagagagagaaagtgggaagagaagataagggtttggagagaaggacttgaagaatccaattgggaaagcttaggagctaaattaaagcctaggtttggtctaatcttcatctaaggtaagggggttagtctttatcataatcatgttcattctttgcaatttttcatgatttggatgaaatgggttgaaatgaatgaacggataattgttgctaaattcgtgctccaactttgatgatatgtttgtatgcatgaattgatgataattgtatgattgttggttaaattatatgtttgaatatgtgaaaatgaaaagttatgaaaattgtgcaaaatggatgaattgacatgttgttgttgaattatgatggagggtatgattatatgttatgattgtagttgattgatgatgttgatctcatttcatgacttgggtatgatttatgttgagatgttgttgagaattgtgttgaatttgaatagatgaattgtggttgtttgagaacttattgttttgagaaaaaattattttaaacaatttcataacttatgCAAATGCCCCGAAACGAGCGAGTTCGATGTGTTAGAGCCTCGGGTTATGCCTCggatcacttttgatgattgaggATTTTAAACGTTCGATTTTTGATcgaaattggcgaaaacccgcggCCGAGACACGCGAAAACGCGCGTTTACGGAGCGCTGGGCGCTCACTTACAGGGAGTCAGCGGGAACGTTGTTCCGTGTCCGGGTGCTTGGGGGTGGTCATGCAGGGGtcctaggcgatcgttttgaagtgttcttttgctgttttcacctaCTTTTCTACTGGAACACGTTTGGCTTTGTCGgaactttaattttctaaatggtttgaaacttgagtttgtgTCGTTTCGGTTTTTCGGAAATTGTTGGAACTTGGTCTTGGTGAACAAAAGGAGTTGCAAGCTTAGTCTACAGTTCTTATGGGCTTAGGCAATGCTTGTAAGGTTGGTACAATGTcgtaatcatgtcaaacttgattttcgggtgggaatgtggaatgtataaacttgggattttctcatacgaacttaggctaacctttgaactaatgatcgatagtttgtaagtggcctatgctcatacttatatgattgattaagattgaattgtaggatttcaaacttgaataagttgcctagctttgaaaattatcaatgttggccgtttgccacatgatttggatttttggcggaaatgtttctttagcaaattgttttgtgagttattgagattattcttgtatgactaagtgaagttgtatgaatgagtgattatattttggatacgatgtttatcatgagatgttgtatgttctcttacttggaatatgagaatccttgaatggtgaaactatatgtgatagttgatgttgaatgattatatgttgaatatgatatctatcatgagatgttgtttttccctattacttggaatatgagaatgcttgaaatggtgaaactatatgatatagttgatgttgctTGACATTGTTaattattgataattatgttgaagtgtgatggtgaatactatgatttaattgtgtgtgggcatgttttcttagTAATGCAATGTTgaggagataatcaatataattgggtgttgtcctatatattgagttgagattgagaattgttgtcgcattatcgagtcattacacatgtccatgcatcatagtcgttgttgctgtaaaagggatgactcttttacttcgagattattgtaaggcagaggtgagccttacatgcgatgttgacttgtccatcgaaggtgacgaccttatagagatttggtaccgcatgcatttatgtgtccataagtgcatatcatagcatgagtcctatgtgaattatgtgattggtgatgaattgagatgaatgaatgttgctaATGATTGTCTGTaaatgatgttgtgaatgaatatttatgattggataattattcatgtgattgatatatgtggatatgaactagcaagttgtgatataagtatttatgcatgactattattattcaagtacatgatattattgaatttgattattatctggattatgataatgtaatgcttacccccagtggttttaaccgcctacttgcctgtatgggtgagtagacgttgtgcaggagtagtctcggtgagtctttgcttgggtatcgggagcttcctccgatatcggtgtcgtgtcggctctgatctaggcttgtcatgtcggtctagattaggctgtttatattttcatttggattattattttgttgatgactacccgtatgtttgggttttgagatttatctttggaatatgatttatttgctcatggcatgtatatatttgatcactctgatttatattccgctgtaactgtcgaggtttacatacatgtctatcggtttttgaattttgaataagacgtaatctctatttcttgaataaatgtattattcgcatgtttaattgctttaatagaaataggagcgttacaggTGTGGCAGGGGTCTTAGAGCCACCTAATAGTTTTATGTTGTTGTAGTAGGGTAGTGGTGTGGTGGATAGAGGGACCGTTGAATGAGAGAGTTTAGAACCAATTTTGCAAGAGGTTTCATGGAAGGTGGATTTATCGTCGTAGACGTGGTAGGTGTGCAGGAGTCTTAGAGCTACCTAGTAGTTTTATGTTGTTGTAGTATTATGtacaaatttaatgtttttaatttttatgtttgaatatttgGTTTAACCTACGTATAATTTGTGTTTAATTCATACAATCTATGTCTAGTTTGTGTTGTTTagtatcatttttttataacttcatGAATGCATGTTTAtatcatataattatataatttgtatGTATCAGAGAAAAAACATAGAGTTTGTCTCTGTTCTGATAccatttgaattatataatcattacggttttataacattttttttattatataatctaaaatgtgTCTTTTTTAAAACCACAAATTGCTATTCTGGATGGTGACACTTTTCGGATTATGAAAGCTGAAATATTGTAAGGGGTTTATGatttatataatccgaaatacATGTTTTACTAAGACTAATACAAGCATTTCTAGGATGCTTTGTCTTCCAACTGATTTTATATTGttgagattatataataatcatgtattttgaagaaaaaaaatagggcacGTCAGAATCAGATAAGGTTCGTAGAGAAGCTCCTTACTCTTATAGATGGCAAGCTTGCTGTTTAACCCAGTTATATAGGAGACTACATCTCACGCCAAGATGAATTAATTGGCTTATTGCAATTAGTGGTGTCGAGCCTTCTTGACAAACTTTTCAAGATGTTAGAAAGCCTTAGATTATACCTATTGGGTCATCATTTAcaagttttgttttcttttcaatgaaaacaaattatattaatgtCAATATGTCATCTACTAGCTAACTTGAAAATGGAGTGACATGCATAATATTAATAAGAGTATTTGagtaaaagaatttaatttatcattaaacaaatttactcattggtttttaaaaatatatacataaccTTAGAAGACATGAGATATGCTGTGAAAGTGATTCAAAATTGGAGAAATTGAGTTTGCCGAAGCTATCAAAATTGGAGCCCGATTTGGAGAAATCGGAGCATGATTTTTCGGAGCAGAATTGACacttttattcataaaaaatcggagcacgatctggcaaaatcggagcacgatttcgcgcagaagaataaaaataaaacgtatttttatgGGCCTAATTTGGTTTCAATTTATGAAGGatgcttttactataaatatagacattgtatcagtgtaaaccttgagatagagggggctgaaacaagggtttagaaagacaacaacaaaactagggattgtatagagtttgtctctttggaacaaacactagggtttgagggttgattcaccttgggaaacactattaggattgagtctcttggttacgggaagagattagGGCTTTGAGTataattaggcgggagacttattcttgtaacacaTTGATATCTCTATTGTAACGTTACTTATCATATAGTGAAACGGATgactgctctctcccccagactaggtcaatttggaccgaactaggtcaacaaattattttgtgttctctcttcctttctctctcgctgttttctacttttggtttgtgtttataattgttccatacactttgttttcaTTGCTTGACTATCCCTTGCACCACACATCAAATTTATTATGGTGTGTTTtctcatcgaattcgcaacaagATGGAGGATAGGGTATACCAAATATAAATTATCATGATTATATTATCAGGGCCAATCAAGCTTTCCATTACATAAGTAGAGTCACATTGCAATTAACTCATCAAGCTTTCCATTAGTTATTCTTTACTTGATTGAAAATTACtcattattacattttttttacaagtttttttttttgttcacaaGTCAcgagaggtgcaacacaaggactttcCAAAAGGTCATCCATCTTAATACTACTCTCGTCCAAatacgcttaactgcggagttctgatgggatccggtgcattagtgctggtatgatcgcacctatTACTCAATATTACATGgcatcaattcatccaacatgATATTTATTGAGTACTCTTCCTGTCCCACAAGAAACAAATAACCACCTTCTTCAATCACCTTAACACCACTCTCATTTGCTCTACTAAGATGCTCACAAACACTAACTTCAAATCCAACTTCACCCTTTCCACCTCCTTCCACCGTCACACTCTCAAACCCTACCAACTGTTTTACTGGATTTCCATTTCTACCTTTCTTTGGCTTCACAAACAGCAACACAGGATGCTTCCCAGCCATGCTTCCAGTATTTGTAATTCCCAATGTGACAGAAATTGACATGGTTTTACATGTTTCTTCGCCTAACTCTGAAACAAGTTTGTAATTGATTGTTTCAGAGTTTTCGAGTATTGAATAAGTGGTTGATTGGTTGATGTGAAGGTTGTTATTTTTGACGGAAATGAAGTTGTAGGAATAATTTGAGTAGCTTAGGCCATAGCCGAATTCGTAGACCTTTGGACCTGTGTAGAAACGGTAGGTTCTACCGGGATAGCCTGATGATGGATCAGCTCTCATTCTCATGTCTGTCATTGGTATTTTGATAAAATCTTTTGGGTACCATGTCATTGGTAGTCTCCCCCCTGCATTGCAGTGATTAATTAATAAAGCATCCCATTAGTTGAGTAATAGTAGTTTTAGGAAGATATACTTAAAAAAGTTATTCGAGGCATATGTATATAGTGTATTTTGCTCAACAAGAAAAATCTTACAAAACTATAATCGATGTTTCAAATTGTGGACATTTTTAAGTTACATCGAAAACATTTGttcaatatatttgatattGCTACAATCGTTGTATAGAAAATAGCCTTCGTTTGCCATCACAATCACAATTGCAGACTATTTTAAAACTGTGGCTGCAACTGCAATTGTGGTTGTGACCTTAACTATTTTCTTGGAATCTGGATCCTCTGCTGCCATCTAGTCCATTCAACCAAATCTCAATCGTTGGTTCAAGGTTCATTCTGCATCCGGTGATTGAGATTTAGTTGCATTTAATAAATGGATGCAGAGGATCGAAGCCGAATTTTTCAGATTCTTTCCCTTGtttcccaatataaaataaaaggttaaataagtaaatgatCCCCTTATATataccaacatttgattttagtcccccTAAAGTATTTCATAggcttttggtccctctaaaatttttcatcTATAAAATTAGTCCCTGCTCTACATTGAGTATTACACTAGAGCAGAGACtaatttcataaatgaaaaatttagagggaccaaaagccTAAAGAATATTTAAgggggactaaaatcaaatgttgatatatttaggaggattatttacttatttaaccctaaaataaacaataaaaaattccCTTTTTGCTTGACTAAATATTCTCTCATTTAATGGTTAAGACTTTCCGGAATCTATGAAGTTTATACATGTTTTAAGGATCTTGGTCATGCGCAGCCACAACTACATGACTGTGTCTAGTTAGCAACATCTGAACCATTCAATCTAGATTGAGCTGTCTACATTTCAAACTTGatattttagatttaaaaaaatcaaaatcgtCATTGAAATTTGAACCGTCCAATCTCCCGATGTAACTTGACTGCGTACAGTAACACTGCAAACAATCCAAATCCATTTTTTACCATATTATGTCTGTTTATTTGTCAATGGATAAAGCATAGAAGAAAACAAACCTGGGTTATAGTCACCAAACACAACCTGAGCAAGAGCCCTTCCACCAAGTTCACCAGGATAACCAGCCCAAATAATCCCTCCAATTTTGTCATTATTCTTAGCAAAAGTAATATCAACAGGACCACCGCACAAAAGCACCAAAATAACAGGCTTCTTAGAAGCTTTCGCAACACTGTTAATAAGTTTCTGTTGCTTACCAGGCAACTCTAAATGATCTCTATCAAGTGTTTCCGTCTCTTGACTTTGGTCTAATCCCATAACCAAAAtaacataatcacttattttagCAACTTCAACTGCTCGGTCAATTTCGGCTGAAGCACACTTTGTTCCATCAGTACATCCAGAATGATAATGTGTCTGGCTTGCATAAGTGTAAAAGCCTTTTAAGATTGATACATTTTTACAAGGAGGACCAATATAGTTTCCTAAAAGAACTATTGATGATTTATTGGCATTAGGGCCTATAACTCCAAGGGTATTCACTCTTGGAAGTGGGAGAATTGAGGCAGTGTTTTTCAAAAGTACAATGCCACTTCTTGCAGCTTCTAGAGCAAGGTCTAGGTTTTCTTTAGAGCATACTTGATTTGGACCAATTCTGCCATATTGGAGTTTTGTTGGATTCCCATCAAACAAGCCTAGTCTTATTCTAATGGTAAACAGATTGTGTAGGGCACGGTCGATTTGAGatataggaatttttttttgtaatactGCTGACTTTGCATGCTTTGTCATGTAGTTACCACACTCTAAATCCATCCCTGAAAATTTTTGATCACACAACATGTAAATCACCACGGTTCATCAAGATTATTCCTTTTTGAGACAAAATCTCTTATGTTGTTTACAGACTGCcttgtaatgttgtttttgttttttgatttacGGCTGTTTTAGCCTTACTGTATTGTAATTAACTCTTTTCAGCTCCTCTTAGCACACATTGTGCTTGAGGGACTATATGTCtctttaatatatttcttttaatttcttaaaaaaaactaagtgaTTATAAGCAAAATACTATCTAATTAcgttcattatttattttcaagtgcataatttatttatttactaacaTAGCTCTAATTATGTTACATCTTTTTCTGCAACCTATACTAAAAACTATGGTGAAAATATAAACTACTAATTATTTATCCTAAAGAGTAGACATAAAAATACACAtataaattgtataaaaatcTATATTATCACCAATTTTTGTCTGAAGTCCTGCTGTGAATTTTTTAACTAAGATATTTAATTTGCTTATCGCCAAAGGAAACGATGACGGGCCATCATTGATGGCTTAGAATGGCATGCCTCATATATGTGGGGACTAATGATGGCTTAAAATggcatgaattttttttcaagccctacttttgaaaaaattgtcCACTCTACCCtacattcaaaataaatatccaaTCTATTCTACTTTCATATCTTCTCTTACGTAGCACCATTTGATATGACATCATCATTCTTCATGATGACCCACTCTCTATTGGTATCACCCTATCCtactatcttttttattttttctttcgattttcattttttttacttgataATTTATACTTCCTTAATCATGGTTCCATCTCAGTTGGCACCATCTTACTAggttctttatatttttttttttgtttattttgttggttgaaaatttattatataaataaattaatagaaaaaatataaaataatataataatgaagaagatgaagaaccaATAGTTCAACGACGAAAGTCCACTCGTGTGTCAATACCTAAAGGATGTGGTACATGCAGACATGAAGTAGTTAGAAAAACTAGAAAAtaatgtaatattaatatttaaatacttttcattataatatttaggttaattaagtaaacggtctctataaatatttagaattttgtttttaatccctacaaaataaaatcaaactttttattcctataaaattttccatcaacatttttagtctttataaaatattttcatcagcatttttagtccttgtaaaaaatttccatcaacatttttggtccctaaaatgcttaaggaaaatacATAGgtactaaaaagtgtgattttattttttagggactaaaaacaaaattgtgaatatttatagggactaaaaatttaattaaccctaatattTATCAATCTATATTatcatgttattttaattttttctattaattatttatgttgattAATATCTATTATTagttaatatgatttttttttattaattatttataaaataaattttcagccaaaaaaataaataaaaaattaataagatgGTGTCAACTGAGATGGAGCCATGACGAAGGAAGTATAAATTATTAAGcgaaaaaaaagaggaaaaggtAGTAGGGTGGTGCCAATTGAGAGAGAGTCGTCTTGAAGAATGATGGTGTCATCAGAGATGACGCCATGTAAGGGAAAAATAAAAGTAGGATATaggttggatatttattttgaatgtaGGGTAGAGtggacaatttttttcaaaactatgcttgcaaaaataaaattctcGTATGGTTTGGCTTACATATGCAAGTGAGAAAAGTACCTTCCGTTGGGACCATTGACAAAGTAAGATAACGATAATTCAATGTCActcacataaacacataatagtTATATTTAGCTACTTCTGATTATGACATAAACATAGGAAGAGTGAAAGTATACCAGCTCGAAGTACATCGGCTACAACATCCTCTGGTGTTTTTGCATAACCTTGTTTTTCATATATGAATCGAACTGCGTCACAATCCGACGCAATATACCTATTTTAACAGCCAAAATCATTCATACTAATCAAgtcaaaataaagtaaaatttcaCTTTTACATTTTGGTGAATGATACATTGTTAAAATGTAGCTTCAAAAAGAGGAGAAAAAGTAGAAAAGTTTGAATCGAACACCAAGTTACACCAACTAAGTAGGTCATTGCTCACATCGTTAATAGAGtgaaaaacattatttcatAAAAGATATTGTCTAATAAAggatatgttgttaaatatattgtttaattcttataaaatttacatttttgtaCTCACtattaaatatcttttttgttttgttacacTCACTTTTAAATATCTAAAAATTtacaaaactaaatattttgtgtttccaattttgtaatttataagaactaaaaagtagataaaagaatttaaacaaaattgaaataattataaGGGTCAAAACCATATGTAACACAAACTATTATATATACCCATTGAAATTCCATTTTTTCCTTGCCGTATTGGTTAAAAGATTGTAATCTGCACAGTTTGGAACTCCATTGACACGATTGTAAGCACACATTATTCCACTGGATCGTCCTTGTACTACGCAACTATGAAATGAGGGTTGATACGTATCCGCTAAATCTTGCAAAGTAACCTGAATTATTAGAACATATTTGGATtattaaaatggaaaaaatttaaaaggtgaggaatataagaaaaattagaatcatttttgaatttttaaattaaattaattgttcTTTTGCAAGTTATGATTCAATTTTCAAGGATTCAACAACGACATAAAACAAAGCATGTTTTGTAGTCTGCATAACACAACAAACAAAACTCAGACAAATTCAAGGACGACATTGTCTAATATGCACAAACCGATTTTGTGGGTCGTGGGGTTGAGGACTTATCTTATTTGTTCACCGTAGAATTAATCATCCAAAGACTAAACCATAGAGACAAGAAAACTTACTTTGGCATCAAAAACATAACGATTCACACCCTTCCAATTTTCCAAATCATAGGCAGTAAAGTGTTTGCAACAAGCAGAAGCTTTAAGACGACCTCCAATCAGTTTCCCACCTTCAAAGGAATCACCTTGAAGTCCTCTCACATAGGAAACACCATACTTTGAATTTACCAAAGGATCTTCACCAGCTGTTTCTTGTCCTCTTCCCCATCTTGGGTCCCTGAATATGTTTATGTTTGGTGCCCAAAAATTCATCCCTTGGGCTTGTCCAGCATTGTATACTCCTCTAGCCTCAGTTCCAATCACCTTCATTCATACaacacataataataattacaaagcaaacaaaacttaaataaaaaaatatttgaatattttttaggcttaataacAGTTTTACCCCCTAACTTTcttaaagttgtgattttggccccctaagaaaaacaaaaactacaaaaccaccCTCTAAATTTTGCAcctgtggcagttttggcccccaaggtcaattttgactcggtctacgctgacgtggcaccctaagtgaggtgtcacatgttatttttttatatttttttcgcCTTAGGGagccaaaactgctacagttgcaaaatTTAATTAGGGGgcagttttgtagtttttttcttagagGGCTAAAATCTCAACTTCGTGAAAGTTAGGGggcgaaaactgctattaagtattttttatcctaattataaaaaaaaaaaagtttaattgtgGTGGGTTGACGGTCCAAAACAATTTTGCACACACGACCAATCAAAACATTTCAAATTGCCatgttaattaaaaacaaagcaataatttaattgacatggcaatttaaaatgttttgattgGTCGTGTGTGCAAAATTGTTTTGGACTGTCAACCCACCACAATgaaacccataaaaaaaataaggtcgcaaatttatatatattaaaatcgGGTATCTGTCTGGTGACCGACGTAACGTGACATGCTAATTCAGGAGACTAATCTCACCGCCTAGTAGTAGGATTCATTTGAAATCATAACTATGTATGAACTGACTCAATACTAAAATTGTTGGCCACACTCCTAAGTCTCAAACCATATACCATATGGGAAACCGCAGGATTAGGTAAGTACTAAAACCTATTTACTAAAtactaaatgaaaaatataattttaatctttaaaaaatttcaaaaacatgggttaaattatttgaatgaaaACCATTTCAATCCAGGGACGGATGCACATAAAAAGCTATGTAGGTTTGTGCACGCACTAActttgtagaattttttttaggcgGTGGTAATTAGTGATATATAGTTGTAATAGTTGAAATGTTGTCCAAATAGCCCACACAAACCACAACACTTTTCTCTTGGCCCACACATATACACACACCTTGACACAACAACACAATCTTGTGAAAAATCAGATGTGAAATCGcatgagatgaatgattaaacaattgtttaattacttatatagatatatactttttttttttaaaacaaatatagaGAGATACTTttgtttgtattgaaaatgagaaaatcattcaatatttttagAATATGGAGAATGGTAGAGCACAATTACGATGTATATTTAtgcttttaaaaatgaaatataatatatatatatataggggtttgCTATGATACACCCAccagtttttattaaggtgtgttttaacaacgatataactaaaaagttgttaaatacaccttaaggtaaaggttgctaaaacacaccttctaaaaaataagtgggtgtatgttagcaactcctataggcatttgctaggatacacccacttattttttagaaggtgtgttttagcaagttataactaaaaagtaattaaatacaccttaaggtgtaacttgctaaaacactcccacataaaaactagtaggtgtgttctagcaaatcctatatatatatatatgtggtgCCCCACTTTTTAAAATTCTTGTATCCACACCTGTTTCAACCAAGGACCATGATTCCCCGTAGTCGGGCAGATGATACGGTCATACAGGTAGAGTGTTATTGGTCTTACGATTGAAATCGGATTGTGAATATTTAAAGAtcaaaagtgaaataaaaacTATTCTAACAAATTAGACGGTTGATATCATTCTACAGTCACTATTTGACTATTGAGAATCATTTTCCTTCAACCAACATCATTTTGTCACAAATTTCCAACATGGATTAAACGAGTTACTCACCTTACTGATTTGGTACCAAAGTTTGGGATCAAAAGAAGCAGCAGTAAGAATAAC
Above is a genomic segment from Medicago truncatula cultivar Jemalong A17 chromosome 5, MtrunA17r5.0-ANR, whole genome shotgun sequence containing:
- the LOC120580484 gene encoding probable beta-D-xylosidase 7, with protein sequence MGDFSITITFISFILLFLTRYHQLVHADPPTLVPPYSCDTSNPRTKLFPFCNLNLTITQRAKDIVSRLTLDEKVSQLVNTAPAIPRLDIPSYQWWNEALHGVSYVGMGIILNGSIPAATSFPQVILTAASFDPKLWYQISKVIGTEARGVYNAGQAQGMNFWAPNINIFRDPRWGRGQETAGEDPLVNSKYGVSYVRGLQGDSFEGGKLIGGRLKASACCKHFTAYDLENWKGVNRYVFDAKVTLQDLADTYQPSFHSCVVQGRSSGIMCAYNRVNGVPNCADYNLLTNTARKKWNFNGYIASDCDAVRFIYEKQGYAKTPEDVVADVLRAGMDLECGNYMTKHAKSAVLQKKIPISQIDRALHNLFTIRIRLGLFDGNPTKLQYGRIGPNQVCSKENLDLALEAARSGIVLLKNTASILPLPRVNTLGVIGPNANKSSIVLLGNYIGPPCKNVSILKGFYTYASQTHYHSGCTDGTKCASAEIDRAVEVAKISDYVILVMGLDQSQETETLDRDHLELPGKQQKLINSVAKASKKPVILVLLCGGPVDITFAKNNDKIGGIIWAGYPGELGGRALAQVVFGDYNPVLLYAVKLHREIGRFKFQ